The Euphorbia lathyris chromosome 2, ddEupLath1.1, whole genome shotgun sequence genome includes a window with the following:
- the LOC136220947 gene encoding ribose-phosphate pyrophosphokinase 1 isoform X1, whose product MASLLHLSTASTSLLRSSSFASREPRFPLRQGIRCNLIEPLKFDNGKPCIPIITPSEQSFPSFLDSKTHLENSIPNKSRLRIFSGTANPALSQEIACYMGLELGKTKIKRFADGEIYVQLQESVRGCDVYLVQPTCPPANENLMELLIMIDACRRASAKTITAVIPYFGYARADRKTQGRESIAAKLVANLITEAGANRVLACDLHSGQSMGYFDIPVDHVYGQPVILDYLASKTICSDDLVVVSPDVGGVARARAFAKKLSDAPLAIVDKRRHGHNVAEVMNLIGDVKGKVAVMVDDMIDTAGTITKGAALLHQEGAREVYACCTHAVFSPPAIERLSSGLFQEVIITNTIPVSEQNYFPQLTVLSVANLLGETIWRVHDDCSASSCCSSLFFIFLLRDAYTWMIENTGSYYGCI is encoded by the exons ATGGCGTCACTGCTTCACTTATCAACTGCATCTACTTCTCTACTTCGCTCTTCAAGTTTCGCCTCCAGGGAGCCTCGCTTCCCGCTCCGACAAGGCATC AGATGTAATCTGATTGAGCCGCTCAAGTTCGACAACGGCAAGCCATGCATACCGATTATAACTCCGAGCGAACAATCATTCCCGAGTTTTTTAGATTCCAAAACTCATTTGGAGAACAGTATTCCTAACAAATCTAGACTCCGCATTTTCTCTGGCACTGCTAATCCCGCGTTATCTCAG GAAATTGCATGCTACATGGGATTGGAGCTTGGGAAAACCAAAATAAAGCGCTTTGCTGATGGTGAGATTTATGTTCAATTGCAAGAGAGTGTCAGGGGATGTGATGTTTATCTTGTTCAACCCACATGCCCTCCTGCAAATGAGAATCTTATGGAGCTTCTGATAATGATTGATGCATGTCGAAGGGCGTCAGCAAAAACTATTACTGCTGTGATCCCATATTTTGGGTATGCCAGGGCTGATAGAAAG ACTCAAGGTCGTGAATCCATTGCTGCGAAACTTGTTGCAAATTTGATTACAGAAGCGGGTGCAAACCGTGTTCTTGCTTGTGATCTTCATTCTGGGCAGTCAATGGGATATTTTGACATTCCCGTGGATCATGTATATGGTCAG CCGGTGATTCTTGATTACCTTGCAAGCAAGACTATATGTTCTGATGACTTGGTGGTGGTCTCCCCTGATGTTGGTGGTGTAGCTAGAGCACGTGCTTTTGCCAAGAAATTGTCAGATGCACCTCTTGCAATTGTGGATAAAAGGCGCCATGGACACAATGTTGCGGAG GTTATGAATTTGATAGGAGATGTGAAGGGAAAGGTTGCAGTCATGGTAGATGACATGATTGACACAGCTG GGACTATTACCAAAGGTGCAGCTCTTTTGCATCAAGAGGGAGCAAGGGAAGTCTATGCATGTTGTACACATGCTGTTTTCAG TCCTCCTGCTATCGAGAGGTTATCGAGTGGTCTTTTCCAAGAGGTGATCATAACAAATACTATACCAGTTTCGGAGCAGAACTACTTTCCGCAGCTCACAGTGTTGTCAGTAGCAAATCTCTTGGGCGAGACGATATGGCGGGTTCATGATGACTGCTCT GCATCCTCTTGTTGCAGttctcttttctttatttttctcctCAGAGATGCATACACCTGGATGATTGAGAACACAGGGTCATATTATG GGTGCATTTGA
- the LOC136220949 gene encoding pentatricopeptide repeat-containing protein At3g06920: MKKMKMLLRNPGRRFLHDFALCKFYSNARKLSSMSNGPSSSELDERNRENPKNYERIRQGVDDVCLILDRGPWGPAVENALSVFDESPQPEFVIRVLRRLRDVNKAISYFRWAEKKADRSHCPEAYNSLLMIMAKTRNFDYFEQILGEMSIAGFGPFNNTCIELITSCVMSKKLREAFELIQCMRKFRFRPAFSAYTTLIGALSEANESDLMNTLFHQMQELGYEVSVHLFTTVIRVFARQGRLDAALALLDEMKSNCFDGDIVLYNVCIDCFGKLGKLDMAWKFFHEMKAHGISPDDVTYTSMIGVLCKANRLDEAVEIFEEMERNRRVPCAYAYNTMIMGYGSAGKFEEAYSLLERQRAKGCIPSVIAYNCILTCLGKMRRLGEALRIFEEMKKDAVPSHATYNILIDMLCKAGEIDTAFKVRDAMEEAGLFPNVRTVNIMIDRLCKARKLDEACSMFEGMNHKVCTPNEVTFCSLIDGLGKDGRVDDAYRFYEKMLDCDKIPNAIVYTSLIRNFFRCGRKEDAHKIYKEMINSGCSPDLMLLNTYMDCAFKAGEIEKGRSLFQEIKAQGLVPDVRSYSIIIHGLVKAGFPRETFELFHAMKDQGCVLDTLAYNAVIDGFCKSGKVNKAYQLLEEMKTKGCQPTVVTYGCVIDGLAKIDRLDEAYMLFEEAKSKDIDVNVVIYSSLIDGFGKVGRIDEAYLIMEELMQRGLTPNVYTWNCLLDALVKSEEISEALVCFQSMKDLKCTPNIITYTILINGLCKIRKFNKAFVFWQEMQKQGLQPNTITYTTMIAGLAKAGNIVEANSLLEKFKSRGGIPDSACYNAIIEGLSYANRAMEAYRLFEETRLKGCNINTKTCISLLDALQKEGCLEQAGIVGAVLKEIANSQHAARYW, translated from the exons atgaagaagatgaagatgcttCTGAGGAATCCAG GAAGAAGATTCCTACATGACTTCGCTCTCTGTAAGTTTTATTCTAATGCCCGTAAGTTGTCTTCCATGTCTAATGGCCCTTCTTCTTCCGAATTGGATGAGAGAAATCGAGAGAATCCGAAAAATTATGAGAGAATTCGGCAAGGTGTGGATGATGTGTGCCTTATTTTGGATCGTGGTCCTTGGGGCCCTGCCGTTGAGAATGCGTTGTCTGTGTTTGATGAAAGTCCTCAACCAGAATTTGTAATTAGAGTGTTAAGAAGACTGAGAGATGTTAATAAAGCAATAAGTTATTTCCGATGGGCTGAGAAAAAAGCTGATCGGTCACACTGTCCGGAAGCATACAATTCACTTCTGATGATAATGGCGAAAACGAGAAATTTTGATTATTTTGAACAAATTCTCGGAGAAATGAGCATTGCAGGTTTTGGACCGTTTAATAACACGTGTATTGAGTTAATTACGAGTTGTGTCatgtcaaagaaacttagagaAGCTTTTGAATTGATTCAATGCATGAGGAAATTCAGATTCCGCCCTGCATTTTCAGCTTATACGACATTGATTGGGGCTTTATCTGAAGCTAATGAATCTGACCTAATGAATACACTCTTTCATCAAATGCAGGAGCTAGGATATGAAGTAAGTGTACACTTATTTACAACTGTGATTCGTGTGTTTGCGAGGCAGGGTCGTCTTGATGCGGCTCTGGCTTTGTTGGATGAGATGAAAAGTAATTGTTTTGATGGTGATATTGTTCTTTATAATGTCTGTATAGATTGCTTTGGTAAATTGGGGAAATTGGATATGGCTTGGAAGTTCTTTCATGAGATGAAAGCGCATGGTATATCACCTGATGATGTTACTTATACTAGTATGATAGGTGTTCTCTGCAAAGCAAATAGATTGGATGAGGCAGTGGAAATATTCGAGGAGATGGAACGAAATAGACGAGTTCCGTGTGCATATGCTTACAACACCATGATTATGGGTTATGGATCTGCCGGAAAGTTTGAAGAAGCATACAGTTTGCTTGAGAGACAAAGAGCTAAGGGGTGCATTCCTAGTGTGATTGCATATAATTGCATTTTGACATGCCTTGGGAAAATGCGAAGACTAGGCGAGGCGTTAAGAATCTTTGAGGAGATGAAGAAAGATGCGGTGCCTAGTCACGCAACATACAATATTCTAATAGATATGTTATGTAAAGCAGGAGAAATCGATACTGCTTTCAAGGTTCGGGATGCAATGGAAGAAGCTGGATTGTTCCCTAATGTCAGGACTGTGAACATCATGATTGATAGACTATGTAAAGCTAGAAAACTTGATGAGGCTTGTTCTATGTTTGAGGGAATGAATCACAAAGTTTGCACCCCCAACGAGGTTACGTTTTGTTCACTTATAGATGGTTTGGGAAAAGACGGTAGAGTAGACGATGCCTACAGGTTTTACGAAAAGATGTTGGATTGTGATAAGATTCCAAATGCTATTGTGTATACTTCCCTAATTAGAAACTTTTTTAGATGTGGCAGAAAAGAAGATGCTCACAAGATATACAAAGAAATGATCAACAGTGGCTGTTCTCCGGATCTCATGCTTCTCAATACATACATGGATTGTGCATTCAAAGCCGGTGAAATTGAGAAAGGAAGGTCTTTGTTTCAGGAAATCAAAGCTCAAGGGTTGGTTCCGGACGTGAGAAGTTATTCTATCATAATCCACGGCCTCGTGAAAGCTGGATTTCCCCGTGAAACATTTGAGCTGTTCCATGCCATGAAGGACCAAGGATGTGTTCTGGATACCTTAGCTTACAATGCTGTAATTGATGGGTTTTGCAAGTCAGGCAAGGTGAATAAAGCTTATCAGCTACTGGAGGAAATGAAAACAAAAGGGTGCCAACCAACCGTTGTCACTTACGGTTGTGTAATCGATGGCCTCGCGAAAATCGATAGGCTTGATGAAGCATACATGCTCTTTGAAGAAGCTAAATCAAAGGACATAGATGTAAATGTTGTCATCTATAGCAGTCTCATTGATGGGTTTGGAAAAGTCGGTAGAATCGACGAGGCGTATTTAATCATGGAAGAGCTTATGCAGAGAGGTTTAACACCAAATGTATACACATGGAATTGCTTGCTTGATGCTTTGGTGAAATCTGAGGAAATTAGTGAAGCCCTTGTTTGCTTTCAATCCATGAAAGACTTGAAATGCACTCCGAATATTATAACTTACACAATTCTCATAAATGGTCTCTGTAAGATTAGGAAATTCAACAAGGCATTTGTATTTTGGCAAGAGATGCAGAAACAAGGATTACAACCGAATACGATCACTTATACTACTATGATTGCCGGACTTGCGAAAGCTGGGAACATCGTGGAGGCGAATTCACTCCTTGAAAAGTTTAAATCAAGAGGGGGTATACCTGATTCTGCTTGTTATAATGCTATTATTGAAGGATTAAGTTATGCAAATAGGGCAATGGAGGCGTATAGACTTTTCGAGGAAACTCGGTTGAAAGGTTGTAATATTAATACCAAAACTTGTATTTCGCTTTTAGATGCATTGCAGAAGGAAGGATGTCTTGAGCAGGCAGGAATTGTTGGAGCTGTTTTGAAGGAGATAGCAAATTCTCAGCATGCTGCAAGATATTGGTAG
- the LOC136220947 gene encoding ribose-phosphate pyrophosphokinase 1 isoform X2: MASLLHLSTASTSLLRSSSFASREPRFPLRQGIRCNLIEPLKFDNGKPCIPIITPSEQSFPSFLDSKTHLENSIPNKSRLRIFSGTANPALSQEIACYMGLELGKTKIKRFADGEIYVQLQESVRGCDVYLVQPTCPPANENLMELLIMIDACRRASAKTITAVIPYFGYARADRKTQGRESIAAKLVANLITEAGANRVLACDLHSGQSMGYFDIPVDHVYGQPVILDYLASKTICSDDLVVVSPDVGGVARARAFAKKLSDAPLAIVDKRRHGHNVAEVMNLIGDVKGKVAVMVDDMIDTAGTITKGAALLHQEGAREVYACCTHAVFSPPAIERLSSGLFQEVIITNTIPVSEQNYFPQLTVLSVANLLGETIWRVHDDCSGAFEPYSSLGID, encoded by the exons ATGGCGTCACTGCTTCACTTATCAACTGCATCTACTTCTCTACTTCGCTCTTCAAGTTTCGCCTCCAGGGAGCCTCGCTTCCCGCTCCGACAAGGCATC AGATGTAATCTGATTGAGCCGCTCAAGTTCGACAACGGCAAGCCATGCATACCGATTATAACTCCGAGCGAACAATCATTCCCGAGTTTTTTAGATTCCAAAACTCATTTGGAGAACAGTATTCCTAACAAATCTAGACTCCGCATTTTCTCTGGCACTGCTAATCCCGCGTTATCTCAG GAAATTGCATGCTACATGGGATTGGAGCTTGGGAAAACCAAAATAAAGCGCTTTGCTGATGGTGAGATTTATGTTCAATTGCAAGAGAGTGTCAGGGGATGTGATGTTTATCTTGTTCAACCCACATGCCCTCCTGCAAATGAGAATCTTATGGAGCTTCTGATAATGATTGATGCATGTCGAAGGGCGTCAGCAAAAACTATTACTGCTGTGATCCCATATTTTGGGTATGCCAGGGCTGATAGAAAG ACTCAAGGTCGTGAATCCATTGCTGCGAAACTTGTTGCAAATTTGATTACAGAAGCGGGTGCAAACCGTGTTCTTGCTTGTGATCTTCATTCTGGGCAGTCAATGGGATATTTTGACATTCCCGTGGATCATGTATATGGTCAG CCGGTGATTCTTGATTACCTTGCAAGCAAGACTATATGTTCTGATGACTTGGTGGTGGTCTCCCCTGATGTTGGTGGTGTAGCTAGAGCACGTGCTTTTGCCAAGAAATTGTCAGATGCACCTCTTGCAATTGTGGATAAAAGGCGCCATGGACACAATGTTGCGGAG GTTATGAATTTGATAGGAGATGTGAAGGGAAAGGTTGCAGTCATGGTAGATGACATGATTGACACAGCTG GGACTATTACCAAAGGTGCAGCTCTTTTGCATCAAGAGGGAGCAAGGGAAGTCTATGCATGTTGTACACATGCTGTTTTCAG TCCTCCTGCTATCGAGAGGTTATCGAGTGGTCTTTTCCAAGAGGTGATCATAACAAATACTATACCAGTTTCGGAGCAGAACTACTTTCCGCAGCTCACAGTGTTGTCAGTAGCAAATCTCTTGGGCGAGACGATATGGCGGGTTCATGATGACTGCTCT GGTGCATTTGAACCCTATTCCAGCTTGGGCATTGATTGA